One Tunturibacter gelidoferens genomic region harbors:
- the thiL gene encoding thiamine-phosphate kinase yields MKKPFAPFGELGLIEQIRRDFATTGSAVKLGIGDDCAILRPPSGCEVLVTTDFTLEGRHFRRDSHPPESVGHRCLARGLSDLAAMGATPLAAFLSLALPSTMLAEAAGRAWTTRFFNGLRALAELHAVPLAGGDTSESPGGKQALILADIVLIGSAPKGKALRRSGAFPGDALYVTGQLGGAAAELATLLVRRKRIINLKTTDDHPHLFPEPRLDVGEALLRRGLATACLDISDGLSTDLAHLCRASGVNAEIEQEALPIHPLAGKLDAQAALHAALHGGEDYELLFTAPSSVTMPSSLAGVPLTRIGTLKARRTAQPLMTLLAPDGSRTELKPGGWEHFSKSTKTEKKTPR; encoded by the coding sequence ATGAAGAAACCTTTCGCACCCTTCGGAGAGTTGGGCCTGATCGAGCAGATTCGCCGTGACTTCGCGACGACCGGCAGTGCGGTCAAACTGGGCATCGGCGACGATTGCGCGATTCTGCGGCCTCCGTCCGGATGTGAAGTCCTTGTGACCACGGACTTTACCCTGGAAGGTCGCCACTTCCGCCGCGACTCCCATCCACCGGAGTCGGTCGGCCATCGCTGCCTCGCTCGCGGATTGAGCGACCTTGCGGCCATGGGCGCGACCCCATTGGCGGCCTTCCTCTCCCTGGCGCTTCCCTCCACCATGCTCGCCGAGGCAGCAGGACGAGCCTGGACGACCCGCTTCTTCAACGGCCTCCGTGCGCTGGCTGAGCTGCATGCCGTACCGCTGGCGGGCGGAGACACCTCGGAGTCGCCCGGCGGCAAACAAGCCCTGATCCTTGCCGACATCGTGCTGATCGGATCTGCGCCAAAGGGCAAGGCTCTACGACGCTCTGGAGCCTTCCCCGGAGATGCCCTCTACGTAACCGGCCAACTCGGGGGCGCGGCTGCAGAGTTGGCCACCTTGCTGGTGCGAAGAAAACGGATCATCAACTTGAAAACCACCGACGACCATCCCCACCTGTTTCCCGAACCGCGTCTGGATGTGGGCGAGGCCCTGCTGCGAAGAGGCCTCGCCACAGCATGCCTCGATATCAGCGACGGGCTTTCGACCGACCTTGCCCACCTCTGTCGCGCCTCCGGAGTGAACGCAGAGATCGAACAGGAAGCGCTGCCAATCCATCCCCTCGCCGGGAAGCTGGATGCCCAAGCCGCACTCCACGCAGCACTGCACGGGGGCGAGGACTACGAACTACTCTTCACCGCGCCATCCTCAGTCACGATGCCATCCTCCCTCGCAGGAGTACCACTTACGCGAATTGGAACTCTGAAGGCTCGCCGCACCGCGCAACCCCTGATGACTCTGCTCGCACCAGACGGCAGCCGCACGGAGTTGAAACCCGGCGGATGGGAGCACTTCTCCAAATCCACCAAGACAGAAAAAAAGACACCCCGCTGA
- a CDS encoding cystathionine gamma-lyase — MRESTRIIRSTLSRTVPGEPLHTGPVFAAPYHTPGDPSDTPYTYARSHNPTWTALEKAIGQIESGHLATGESYRATALVFASGMAACAAVFGAVLRPGDVVVLPSNAYYTARVLLQEYFAPMGITLRMSPTAGNAQAELLEGARLLWLESPSNPGMEICDIALLSEAAHRAGALVAVDNTTPTPLGQLPLALGADFSVASDTKSMTGHSDLLLGHVAVRDLELRAKIDQWRTLTGAALGPMEAWLALRSIATLPLRLERSCENAQRIAEFLTSRKEVTSVFYPGLPSHPGHEIAKKQMRYFGPVLSFVLRDKTAAETFLSQSTLLTDATSFGGITTTAERRAKWGGDTVPDGFIRLSAGCEAIEDLIEDMAQALDATR, encoded by the coding sequence ATGCGCGAATCCACCAGAATCATTCGTTCTACGCTGAGCCGGACTGTCCCCGGCGAGCCGCTCCACACGGGGCCAGTATTCGCCGCGCCATATCACACGCCGGGTGACCCATCGGACACTCCCTACACCTACGCACGCTCGCATAACCCAACCTGGACCGCACTCGAAAAAGCAATCGGCCAAATCGAATCCGGCCACCTCGCTACAGGCGAAAGCTACCGGGCAACCGCGCTGGTCTTCGCCTCCGGCATGGCCGCGTGTGCTGCGGTCTTTGGAGCGGTGCTACGACCGGGAGACGTTGTCGTACTTCCTTCGAACGCCTACTACACCGCACGCGTGCTGCTGCAGGAGTACTTCGCTCCCATGGGGATCACCTTGCGCATGTCACCGACTGCCGGAAACGCACAGGCCGAGCTGCTCGAAGGCGCGCGACTCCTCTGGTTGGAGTCGCCAAGTAACCCCGGCATGGAGATATGTGACATCGCCCTGCTGAGCGAGGCCGCACATCGTGCAGGAGCTCTGGTCGCTGTGGACAACACCACGCCCACACCCTTGGGACAACTTCCGCTCGCATTAGGCGCAGACTTTTCCGTCGCCTCAGACACGAAATCCATGACCGGCCACAGCGACCTCCTGCTCGGTCACGTCGCAGTGCGAGACCTGGAACTTCGCGCAAAGATCGACCAATGGCGCACCCTTACCGGAGCCGCCCTGGGCCCGATGGAAGCATGGCTTGCGCTTCGTTCCATCGCGACACTTCCCCTGCGCCTCGAGCGCTCCTGCGAAAACGCGCAACGCATCGCCGAATTTCTCACGTCAAGGAAAGAAGTAACTAGCGTCTTCTACCCCGGCTTACCATCGCATCCCGGCCACGAGATCGCGAAGAAGCAGATGCGCTACTTCGGCCCGGTGTTGAGCTTCGTGTTGCGAGATAAAACCGCCGCAGAGACCTTTCTTTCCCAGTCAACGTTGCTAACAGACGCCACCAGCTTTGGCGGTATAACGACAACAGCCGAACGTCGCGCGAAGTGGGGCGGCGATACAGTACCCGACGGCTTCATCCGCCTGAGCGCCGGCTGCGAAGCCATCGAGGACCTCATCGAAGATATGGCGCAAGCCCTGGATGCAACCCGTTAA
- the rsmD gene encoding 16S rRNA (guanine(966)-N(2))-methyltransferase RsmD: MRVIAGTYRSRQLSAPPGLKTRPTSDRLRETLFNILAPRIDGCRFVDLYAGTGAVGIEAISRGAEHVWFAENAEPALASLRQNLAALKISRGFTLEDRGVGAMLQRLGKLPQPVDIVYLDPPYEAEDEYSGTLNFFGSVRGSAILSANALVIAEHGRKGKLASKYGVLEHTRLLKQGDAALSFFVAAAAERTLHPDGDQ, encoded by the coding sequence ATGCGCGTCATTGCAGGTACTTACCGCTCCCGTCAGCTCTCTGCTCCACCCGGTTTGAAGACGCGTCCGACTAGCGACCGTCTGCGCGAGACGCTCTTCAACATCCTCGCGCCGCGGATTGATGGTTGTCGATTCGTCGATCTCTACGCCGGTACGGGAGCGGTTGGAATCGAAGCGATAAGTCGTGGCGCGGAGCACGTATGGTTTGCTGAGAACGCCGAACCGGCGCTGGCTTCGCTGCGGCAGAATCTTGCTGCGCTGAAGATCAGTCGCGGCTTCACGTTGGAGGATCGTGGTGTGGGGGCGATGCTGCAACGCCTTGGCAAACTGCCGCAACCGGTGGACATCGTCTATCTCGATCCGCCGTACGAGGCGGAGGACGAATACTCAGGCACGCTGAATTTTTTTGGAAGTGTGCGAGGAAGTGCGATTCTCAGTGCGAATGCTTTGGTGATCGCCGAACACGGGCGTAAGGGCAAGCTTGCTTCAAAATATGGCGTGCTCGAACACACTCGGCTCTTGAAGCAGGGCGATGCCGCGCTCAGCTTTTTTGTCGCTGCGGCGGCTGAGCGAACCCTCCACCCTGATGGTGACCAGTAA
- a CDS encoding CBS domain-containing protein, giving the protein MRGWSFPIGRFLGVDVRIHTFFLLILGLSISYASMTGATGSRGFALWLLLLLAVIVREVARAIGAAWFGLDLRAVLLLPVGGLMSYASSEATEKATTPEMQKRMAVIGPSANIGFGLLLAAMTLTIAPEVSLLERPWMSPAHLLRAAIWMNILLGVVNLLPASPLDGGRVFRGEFAKTKGVIKTSRAAAGLGQFIAIALIVAGLLVPNMWLVMIGAFLMIGAHMEDQGLLLQTDVDAVRMRDVMLTQFSMLSASDTLEDALQRSVHTLQDVFPVVRGSNLVGAVSRQSIVDALQSDGNGYVQGVMTRSFQTAQPDDSLVKTLRRIMAGQGAQMVPVLEGDRIVGIITPQNLALSMGMLNQRRKLRQPE; this is encoded by the coding sequence ATGCGTGGGTGGTCTTTTCCGATCGGCAGATTTCTCGGCGTGGATGTCCGCATTCACACCTTCTTCCTCCTTATCCTTGGGTTGTCGATCAGCTACGCCTCGATGACGGGAGCAACCGGGAGCCGCGGGTTTGCTCTCTGGCTCCTGCTCCTGCTCGCAGTCATCGTCCGCGAAGTAGCTCGCGCCATCGGCGCCGCGTGGTTCGGGCTTGACCTCCGCGCTGTGCTTCTCCTTCCCGTAGGCGGCTTGATGAGTTACGCAAGCAGCGAGGCGACCGAGAAGGCTACAACGCCAGAGATGCAGAAGCGCATGGCCGTCATCGGGCCGAGCGCAAATATCGGATTCGGCCTGCTGCTGGCCGCAATGACACTAACCATTGCGCCTGAGGTCAGCCTTCTCGAACGCCCATGGATGTCGCCTGCGCACCTGCTGAGGGCGGCGATATGGATGAACATTCTGCTGGGTGTCGTGAACCTGCTACCAGCATCGCCGCTTGATGGTGGACGTGTCTTTCGCGGCGAGTTCGCCAAGACAAAGGGCGTCATCAAGACTTCACGAGCAGCGGCAGGTCTCGGCCAATTCATCGCCATCGCGCTCATAGTCGCCGGCCTTCTTGTGCCGAACATGTGGCTGGTCATGATCGGAGCCTTCCTCATGATCGGCGCACACATGGAAGATCAGGGCCTGCTGCTTCAGACCGATGTGGACGCGGTGCGGATGCGCGACGTCATGCTGACGCAGTTCAGCATGCTCTCGGCCTCGGATACGCTCGAAGATGCGCTCCAGCGCTCGGTCCACACCCTGCAGGATGTCTTTCCCGTAGTGCGCGGATCTAACCTCGTTGGCGCTGTCTCGCGGCAGAGCATCGTCGATGCCCTGCAAAGCGACGGCAACGGCTATGTCCAGGGCGTGATGACGCGCTCCTTCCAAACCGCGCAGCCCGACGATTCCCTCGTCAAAACCCTGCGCCGCATCATGGCCGGCCAGGGCGCGCAGATGGTTCCCGTGCTCGAAGGCGACCGCATCGTCGGCATCATCACGCCGCAGAATCTTGCTCTCTCCATGGGAATGCTGAACCAGCGCCGCAAGCTGCGGCAACCGGAATAA
- the rsmI gene encoding 16S rRNA (cytidine(1402)-2'-O)-methyltransferase: protein MPASRDNDDRPLAPGLYLVATPIGNLEDITLRALRVLRQADRIACEDTRQTQKLLNHFEIRTPTVSYHMHNEGSRTEELIAELKNGARIAIVSDAGTPGIADPGGQIVAAALASGVDVFPIPGANAAISGLIASGLNTERFTFHGFLPAKAGQRKTALDDLVRGDVTHVFYEAPHRILDTLADIEGVFGPNQHIVIARELTKMHEEFLRGTVADLRSQLSARASIRGEIVLMLAPTTIESTSEDKKNTLAAEVSAMMKSEGISEMDALKRIARERGIGKSEAYRELQREQNKLR from the coding sequence ATGCCCGCAAGTCGCGACAACGACGACCGGCCGCTGGCGCCGGGTCTCTACCTCGTAGCCACCCCCATCGGCAACCTTGAAGACATCACCTTGCGTGCGCTCCGAGTGCTGCGTCAGGCGGACCGCATCGCCTGCGAGGATACGCGGCAGACCCAGAAGCTGCTCAATCACTTTGAGATCCGCACCCCGACCGTGAGTTATCACATGCACAACGAGGGCTCACGCACCGAAGAACTCATAGCCGAACTAAAAAACGGTGCGCGCATAGCGATCGTCAGTGACGCCGGAACCCCCGGCATCGCCGATCCCGGAGGCCAGATCGTCGCGGCCGCCCTCGCCTCAGGAGTTGATGTCTTCCCCATCCCCGGAGCCAACGCCGCCATCAGCGGCCTGATCGCAAGCGGCCTCAACACCGAACGATTCACTTTCCACGGCTTTCTCCCCGCCAAAGCAGGCCAACGAAAGACCGCTCTCGACGACCTCGTACGAGGCGACGTAACCCACGTCTTCTACGAAGCCCCCCATCGCATCCTCGACACCCTCGCAGACATCGAAGGCGTGTTCGGCCCCAATCAGCACATCGTCATCGCGCGCGAACTGACCAAGATGCATGAAGAGTTTTTGCGTGGCACGGTCGCCGACCTACGGTCCCAACTCTCCGCCCGCGCCAGCATCCGCGGAGAGATTGTGCTGATGCTCGCGCCCACAACCATCGAGAGCACCTCCGAAGACAAGAAAAACACCCTTGCCGCCGAGGTCTCCGCCATGATGAAGTCAGAAGGGATCAGCGAGATGGACGCCCTGAAGCGAATCGCTCGCGAACGCGGCATCGGAAAGAGCGAAGCCTATCGCGAGTTGCAACGCGAACAGAACAAGCTGCGCTAG
- a CDS encoding PLP-dependent cysteine synthase family protein: protein MITTVKPFGTSILDRVGHTPLVRLERLSSHLPGIQILGKAEWANPGGSVKDRAASAIVADAQHRGLLNDTRGLLDATSGNTGIAYAMLGAALGFRVTLCMPSNVSPERKRYLAAYGAEVLWTDPANGSDGAIRKARELAAAEPDKYYYADQYSNDENWKAHYRTTATEIWEQTEGQITHFVAGLGTSGTFMGTTRRLKELNPSIRCISMQPDSPFNGLEGLKHMATAIVPRIYDPSLADANIDIPTETAYDMAKNLARNQGLLIGISAAAAVAACLQIGEQEASAGREAVIVTILCDSAEKYMSERFWQEG, encoded by the coding sequence ATGATCACCACCGTCAAACCGTTTGGAACAAGCATCCTCGACCGCGTCGGCCACACGCCACTGGTGAGGCTCGAACGCCTGAGCAGTCATCTGCCCGGAATCCAAATCTTGGGCAAAGCCGAATGGGCGAACCCAGGCGGTTCGGTTAAGGATCGTGCTGCCTCCGCCATCGTCGCCGACGCGCAGCACCGAGGTCTCCTCAACGACACCCGAGGTCTGCTCGATGCCACCAGCGGCAACACCGGTATCGCATACGCCATGCTGGGCGCCGCGTTAGGCTTCCGTGTCACCCTCTGCATGCCATCGAACGTCTCACCCGAGCGCAAGCGCTACCTCGCCGCCTACGGAGCAGAGGTCCTCTGGACTGACCCAGCCAACGGCTCCGACGGCGCGATCCGTAAAGCACGAGAGCTGGCCGCAGCCGAGCCAGACAAGTACTACTACGCCGACCAGTACTCCAACGACGAGAACTGGAAGGCGCACTACCGCACCACCGCAACCGAGATCTGGGAGCAGACCGAAGGCCAGATCACCCACTTCGTCGCAGGCCTCGGAACCAGCGGCACCTTCATGGGCACAACCCGACGCCTGAAGGAGCTGAACCCGTCGATCCGTTGCATCTCCATGCAGCCGGACTCGCCCTTCAACGGTCTCGAAGGCCTCAAGCACATGGCAACCGCAATCGTGCCGCGCATCTACGACCCATCACTTGCCGACGCGAACATCGACATTCCCACCGAAACCGCCTACGACATGGCAAAAAATCTGGCCCGCAACCAGGGCCTGCTCATTGGAATCTCAGCTGCCGCCGCCGTCGCAGCTTGCCTCCAGATTGGTGAACAGGAGGCGAGCGCCGGCCGCGAGGCTGTCATCGTCACCATTCTCTGCGATTCAGCGGAAAAATACATGAGCGAACGCTTCTGGCAGGAGGGCTAA
- a CDS encoding M67 family metallopeptidase, with the protein MLRIHYADYETLRAHGEETYPNECCGVLLGKNIAGEGNGAAAVNHVQQIVRAGNTRTDSAHNRYNIAPQELVKIQRQARALGLDIVGFYHSHPDHPAQWSKTDFAEAHWLSCSYIITSVEQGKAVLTNSFLLSGKTEEDKTFDDEPIQIDIAPNVAEAAAHNQKGQA; encoded by the coding sequence ATGCTTCGCATCCATTACGCTGACTACGAAACCCTGCGCGCCCACGGCGAAGAGACCTATCCCAACGAGTGCTGCGGCGTCCTGCTCGGAAAGAACATCGCCGGCGAGGGCAATGGCGCCGCGGCGGTCAATCACGTCCAGCAGATCGTCCGTGCCGGCAACACTCGCACCGACTCCGCCCACAACCGCTACAACATCGCCCCGCAGGAGCTCGTCAAGATTCAACGGCAGGCACGCGCCCTCGGCCTGGACATCGTCGGCTTCTACCACTCGCATCCCGACCATCCCGCCCAGTGGTCCAAAACCGACTTCGCCGAAGCCCACTGGCTGAGCTGCTCCTACATCATCACCAGCGTCGAACAGGGCAAAGCTGTCCTGACAAACTCCTTTCTGCTGAGCGGAAAAACAGAAGAGGACAAAACATTCGACGACGAACCAATTCAAATCGACATCGCTCCTAACGTCGCCGAAGCAGCGGCCCACAACCAGAAAGGTCAGGCATGA
- a CDS encoding MoaD/ThiS family protein, whose protein sequence is MNIHIPTPLRAYTGGLETVSVAGTTVGSVFQQLTVQYPELKPHLFTPEGKLRSFVNVYLNDDDIRYLPNKEETPATDTDELTIIPSIAGGTNCRP, encoded by the coding sequence ATGAACATTCACATCCCAACCCCGCTGCGCGCCTACACAGGCGGATTAGAGACCGTCAGCGTCGCGGGAACAACCGTCGGCAGCGTGTTTCAGCAGCTCACCGTCCAATATCCTGAGCTCAAGCCACACCTCTTCACCCCGGAAGGCAAACTTCGCTCATTCGTGAACGTCTATCTGAACGATGACGACATCCGCTACCTCCCAAACAAAGAAGAGACCCCGGCAACCGACACGGACGAACTCACGATCATCCCCTCCATCGCCGGCGGAACGAACTGTCGACCCTAA
- the moeB gene encoding molybdopterin-synthase adenylyltransferase MoeB has protein sequence MPAALEETVELPKLSNDEIARYSRHLILPEVGMEGQQKLKAAKVLCVGTGGLGAPLALYLAAAGVGTIGLVDFDTVDSSNLQRQIIHSTATVGKLKVDSAEIMLKGLNPTVNVIKHNTMLTSANALEILKDYDVIADGTDNFQTRYLVNDACVLLGKPNAYGSIFRFEGQASVFGTKEGPCYRCLYPEPPPPGLVPSCAEGGVLGILPGLVGVIQATETIKLILGIGEPLIGRLLLVDALGMSFRTLKLRKNPECPVCGPNPTVTELIDYDQFCGITPPSEVGPLEVAHDKAVSDLPVVDGIPQISVQELKRKLDAKEDVFVLDVREPHEYKIVNLGAPLIPVGEIALRTAELADKKDREIVVHCKSGARSQRAALALKQAGFTNVSNLTGGILAWADKIDPSLPKY, from the coding sequence ATGCCAGCAGCCCTAGAAGAGACCGTAGAACTCCCAAAGCTCTCCAACGATGAGATCGCCCGATACTCACGGCACCTAATACTCCCCGAAGTTGGAATGGAGGGCCAGCAGAAGCTTAAAGCCGCCAAAGTCCTATGCGTCGGCACCGGCGGCCTCGGCGCACCTCTCGCGCTTTACCTCGCAGCCGCGGGTGTAGGCACCATCGGCCTCGTCGACTTCGACACCGTCGACTCGAGCAACCTGCAGCGCCAGATCATCCACTCCACAGCGACGGTCGGCAAGCTCAAGGTCGACTCCGCCGAGATCATGCTCAAGGGCCTCAACCCCACCGTCAACGTCATCAAGCACAACACCATGCTCACCAGCGCCAACGCGCTCGAGATTCTGAAAGACTACGACGTCATCGCCGACGGCACTGACAACTTCCAGACGCGCTACCTTGTCAACGACGCCTGCGTTCTGCTCGGTAAGCCTAACGCCTACGGCTCCATCTTCCGCTTTGAGGGTCAGGCCAGCGTCTTCGGAACCAAAGAAGGCCCGTGCTACCGCTGCCTCTACCCCGAGCCGCCGCCGCCGGGCCTGGTTCCCTCTTGCGCAGAAGGCGGCGTCCTCGGCATCCTCCCCGGACTCGTCGGCGTCATCCAGGCAACCGAGACCATCAAGCTGATTCTCGGAATCGGCGAGCCCCTCATCGGCCGCCTGCTCCTCGTAGACGCTCTCGGCATGAGCTTCCGCACCCTCAAGCTGCGCAAGAATCCCGAGTGCCCTGTCTGCGGCCCCAACCCCACCGTCACCGAGCTCATCGACTACGACCAGTTCTGCGGCATCACTCCGCCAAGCGAAGTCGGCCCTCTCGAAGTCGCGCACGACAAGGCGGTCAGCGATCTCCCCGTCGTCGATGGCATCCCGCAGATCTCTGTACAAGAGCTAAAGCGCAAGCTCGACGCGAAGGAAGACGTCTTCGTCCTCGACGTTCGCGAGCCGCACGAGTACAAGATCGTAAATCTCGGCGCGCCACTCATCCCGGTTGGCGAGATCGCGCTTCGCACCGCCGAACTAGCCGACAAGAAGGATCGCGAGATCGTCGTCCACTGCAAGTCCGGCGCACGCAGCCAGAGAGCAGCCCTTGCCCTCAAGCAAGCCGGCTTCACCAACGTGTCGAATCTAACCGGCGGCATTCTCGCCTGGGCGGACAAGATCGATCCCTCGCTGCCCAAGTACTAA
- a CDS encoding homoserine dehydrogenase, whose product MTTKRKKVAAKNNKADSVVKVALLGFGTVGGSVARVLAASRFPGVQLTHIFNRNVDRKRSSEAAKAVPASVVWTDSIDVILRSDVDVVIELMGGLNPVEGWLRKALIAGKSVVTANKQLIAYRGTNLAKLAAQHNVHLLHGAAVAGGVPVIPGMLQGLCGDQVTRLSGIVNGTCNYILSRMEAGADYATVLADAQQLGYAESDPSADVDGYDARAKLCILSRIAMHAELDPDAVAIQTISAIEAIDFSYAKELNCTIRQVSRAELDGKIVHARVAPMLVPLVSPMAWSHGTQNMVVVSGRFGGDVVFSGHGAGGEPTAVAVVSDLLAVAQDCKTVQLPVRRREVTGDFLAPHYLRFVVDDKPGIVSAISGALSKVGANIDSLLQRRGYPKHRLPFVVTTEPCLSSTIERALASVARMDCMLERPLCLQMLEVEDKAE is encoded by the coding sequence ATGACGACGAAGCGGAAGAAGGTAGCGGCAAAAAACAATAAAGCGGATTCTGTTGTGAAGGTTGCACTGCTTGGGTTTGGCACGGTCGGTGGTTCGGTGGCTCGGGTGCTTGCTGCGTCGAGGTTTCCGGGTGTGCAGCTGACCCATATCTTCAACCGCAATGTGGATCGGAAGCGTAGTTCTGAAGCTGCGAAGGCCGTGCCGGCTTCGGTGGTGTGGACCGATAGCATCGATGTGATTCTGCGGTCGGATGTTGATGTTGTTATTGAGTTGATGGGTGGCCTGAACCCGGTGGAGGGGTGGCTGCGGAAGGCTCTGATCGCGGGCAAGTCTGTGGTGACGGCGAATAAGCAACTCATCGCGTATCGAGGCACGAATCTGGCGAAGCTTGCAGCGCAGCATAACGTTCATCTGCTGCATGGAGCTGCCGTGGCAGGTGGCGTGCCGGTGATTCCGGGGATGCTGCAGGGTTTGTGCGGCGACCAGGTGACCAGGCTCAGTGGCATCGTGAACGGTACTTGCAACTACATTCTGAGCCGGATGGAGGCTGGGGCGGATTACGCGACGGTGCTGGCTGATGCGCAGCAGCTCGGCTATGCGGAGTCTGATCCGTCTGCCGATGTGGACGGTTACGATGCGCGGGCGAAACTCTGTATTTTGTCGCGCATTGCGATGCACGCTGAACTTGATCCGGATGCGGTTGCGATACAGACCATCTCGGCGATTGAGGCGATCGATTTTTCTTATGCGAAGGAGTTGAACTGCACCATTCGCCAGGTTTCGCGTGCGGAGCTCGATGGGAAGATTGTGCATGCGCGGGTTGCGCCGATGCTGGTTCCGCTGGTCTCGCCGATGGCCTGGTCGCACGGTACGCAGAACATGGTGGTGGTGAGTGGAAGATTTGGCGGGGATGTTGTCTTCTCGGGGCATGGCGCTGGTGGCGAGCCGACGGCGGTTGCGGTTGTGTCGGATCTGCTGGCCGTCGCGCAGGATTGTAAAACGGTGCAGCTGCCAGTGCGCAGGCGAGAGGTGACGGGAGATTTTCTGGCACCGCACTATCTGCGATTTGTCGTCGACGATAAGCCGGGAATTGTCTCGGCGATTTCGGGGGCGCTCTCGAAGGTGGGCGCCAATATCGATTCGCTGCTGCAGCGGCGGGGATATCCGAAGCATCGTCTGCCATTTGTGGTGACGACTGAGCCTTGTCTAAGCTCGACGATTGAGCGGGCGCTGGCTTCGGTCGCACGCATGGATTGCATGCTGGAGAGGCCGCTGTGCTTGCAGATGCTTGAAGTGGAAGATAAAGCAGAATAG
- a CDS encoding nucleoside deaminase — translation MQGNPVFMQRAIALATENVTSGRGGPFGAVIVRDGEIVATGANLVTATNDPTAHGEIVAIRNACTTLASYQLTGCHIYTSCEPCPMCLAAIYWARCEAIFYGNCAADAAAAGFDDAFLYEEMKLPLDQRKIPTVNLLPEQAISSFEAWRERAGRIDY, via the coding sequence ATGCAGGGCAACCCAGTTTTCATGCAGAGAGCGATCGCGCTGGCGACGGAGAACGTCACCTCCGGTCGCGGAGGACCGTTTGGCGCAGTGATTGTGCGCGATGGTGAGATCGTCGCTACTGGCGCGAATCTTGTCACTGCGACGAACGATCCAACGGCGCATGGCGAGATTGTAGCAATCCGCAACGCTTGTACGACGCTTGCGAGCTATCAGCTGACAGGATGCCATATCTATACCAGCTGTGAGCCTTGCCCGATGTGCCTCGCTGCGATCTACTGGGCACGTTGCGAGGCGATCTTTTACGGAAATTGCGCTGCGGATGCTGCAGCGGCTGGCTTTGACGATGCTTTTCTTTATGAGGAGATGAAGTTGCCGCTCGACCAGCGGAAGATACCGACGGTAAATCTTCTGCCGGAGCAGGCGATTTCGAGCTTTGAGGCCTGGCGTGAGCGCGCCGGCAGAATCGACTATTGA